One Brassica oleracea var. oleracea cultivar TO1000 chromosome C7, BOL, whole genome shotgun sequence genomic window carries:
- the LOC106302590 gene encoding putative protein TPRXL, which translates to MINHTRDSFPTYSRIKPLTTSHHHTNNNLPTTTSQYQPNATTRATNGDSELRSSSVWLVNSPTPPLSNTNGCNLSAEFSAESSNSLHSSPTASSSSPSVPDQQHTPTPSTTSIDPASPSPPIPPAQNNNHPMVTRRKNNISKPNS; encoded by the coding sequence ATGATCAACCACACCCGCGACTCCTTCCCCACCTACAGCCGCATCAAACCTCTCACCACCAGTCACCATCATACCAACAACAACCTACCCACAACCACCTCCCAATATCAACCCAATGCCACCACTCGTGCAACAAACGGGGACTCCGAGCTCAGGTCCTCATCAGTCTGGTTAGTAAATTCACCAACTCCTCCCCTTAGTAATACTAACGGTTGTAACTTGAGTGCAGAGTTCTCCGCTGAGTCATCTAACTCCCTTCACTCTTCACCGACGGCCTCTAGCTCCTCTCCATCGGTTCCTGATCAGCAACACACACCAACACCTTCTACAACATCCATTGATCCAGCAAGCCCTTCTCCACCGATTCCTCCTGCTCAAAACAATAACCATCCCATGGTCACACGCAGGAAGAACAATATCTCAAAACCAAACTCTTAA